GGGTATAAGAGACTTTTCCATACAAATTCACAATTTTCTGAAGTTGAAGTTGTCCTGCTAGCCAAACACTTTCAGAAACTCTACGAGTTCAAAGCAGAGCTGCTCTGCAGTGAAGTTCATGAAGCTGAGCTGTGATTTGTAAAGCAGAGTAGTCCCAATCAGACCCTAACTTTCTAGCACGTAGGGGAGCTTTGCTCCTCGGCTTTAACCCACGCCGGCCGAAGTTGACGTCTGCGGCGGCGATTTCTTCTTGCCTGTCGCCTCGGCTCGGCGGTGATCTGAATCTGACGATTCGCGCGCGGCGCACGGACTCGGCGGCGAAAGTCAAGTCCGGCCATCGATCAGAATCTACCACCGGGCCGGGGCCCCGTGCCACGGCATGCTCTCCTAGTCCTAGCAGCCGCCGGTCGTGGCACAGGCACGCGCGCATTCACGCCGCCGTGCCGGGGACGAAGAAGGCCAGGCCTACCTCTGCCTGCTGCTGAACCGTTAATTCGGGCAAGGCAACAGCGTAACTGCTGAAGAGAACGTAGCATCGTTCAAGTGTGTGTTGCCTCGTGATCGATGCTGGTCTGCTCCTATTGTCCTATGTGCAATTGACCAATAGGTTTGTGACAGCGAGAGCATGCAATTGGCATCGATCACTATGCAAGGTGTGGTTGGAAGGCAGGGGCGTTAAGATCCTCACAAGTTTTCATGGAAAGAATGGGTGTCCCGGGCTAAGGGTGCGTTGGTTTCCTCCACTCTAAAATTTAGACCGTCACAttaaaaagaatcttgctatttagaagtattaaataaaatatgtttataaatctttttgcacagataggtactaattcgcgagataaatttaatgagcctaattaatccataatttgctacagtgatgctacagtaatcatccgctaatcatggactaatatacgtcattagattcgtctcgcgaattagccctggggttctgcaattagttttataattagactttatttaatacttctaaataacaagattctttttaatgtgacacctctaaactttagaccctaaGAAACGAACGCAACCTAAATGCTTGGGAGAGAGTTGGTGTCCGGAAGCCTTGTTACGAGTATAGAATTTTTAGACGATTGTAAAGAGTAAAGATGACAGGAATATGCTGAGACTAGTAATTAACAGCACGGTGTACAGTGTCTGCAGAAAATGATGGCCAGTTCATGAGCCCGACAGAAGAACCGGAAAGTAAGCGCCGGGGAAGGTTAGAAACCGCAGCAATGATTGACCCCAGGGAGCCGAGGGAATATCTCTACGAGGCAGAGGCCGGCAACAAGCCCTTGATCATATTCTATACGTTCAGATCCACCAAACTTATGCTGCAAGTTCAGATCCAACAACTATACAAAACAATCACCATTCCCAAACCAACCCGGTCGCCGGGGACACCCAAGCAGGCTCATCAGACGTGGCGCCAGCGTGGTACTCCTTCCAGTCACTGACAAGACCCGCACGTCGCCTGCCACGTAGGAAGGACCCATGCTGTGTCGCCATTGCCGGGCTGCGTAGCTCACtcggaaaagaaaatgaattcGGAGACGCTTCTTGGATGGACGCCCATGGATTCCCCTTTCCTGCCCAAATGATTGAGCCTGACGAAGAAGACGAGTTTTAAAAACCCTAGGGCCAACCTTTCTTTCTCCCCATAGCTCCTTGAATAAACAAGTACATCCTGCTGCTTGTACTAAAGTAACCCTTAATAGATGTTGCAGCAGCTAGTACAgtcgccaccaccaaatctactCTTTTATTGCCCTATATTCCTAGAAGATCTGCCCGTTCGTACGCCTCGGTGGTGGTTAATACTGTCCCGGAGAGGCGATTACGAGAGAGATCATCAAGTCTGAGTTATGGTCAAGAACCGTGTGTGCATTCAGGCTAGTTCACTTCACCTACTCCTCGTCCAGCTTTTCGACGGGTAGTTGCTGCGAAGGCAGGCGGCAGCCAGGCACAAGTAGTCTTTGGTCTTGGCTAGAAGCTGGCGGTGCAAGaggctgctggctgctgctgcaaGCTGATGAGCTGGTGGTACAAATTTTGCCACACGGTTGTGTACAAACACGGACCGGCTATAATGCTTCCATGAATCTGCACGCCGGTGGCATTACAGAAATGtttcaagttcaagatctgtATGGcccttttttttctcgaacacgcaGGAGATCTGTATAGTCTAGCATAATTGATTGCTGATCTTGGAGAATCGATTAGCAGTGATCAGTTCAGGTTTTCCTTGAAAAGCTGCCAAATTCTAGTTCAACGCCGACCATTcctgtttttcttttctttgcaTGCTGATGATCAGGAACATTTGTGAATTTCTGACGGAATACTAGCTGCAGATGAGAACACTGCTAGAGCTGAGAGTTGTTTAACGCCGTTGTGCATGTGAGCGTCGCGGCGATCCCGAGGCGATTATTAGAATAAATGGGGGAGATTGTTTAGGGATACGGCCAGGGATTAGCTAGAATAATGCGAGGTCTGATTGGAGTAAACCGTTGATTGGCTTGGCAGCCAGGTTATTCTACTTGTCAGACCATATGTTTATTATTCCGGCTCCTCTTCATTGCGCCCGTTGACGAAGAAGGGAATGTGTATGTATGTGATGCCTCGAGGGACAAATATTCAAATGCACGCCACTTGTGAGCTGTCAAATTCCTGCTGGTTTCGCGTATGAAACACCTACAGCTAAACTTGGTTTTGAACGCGCAGTTCCGTCAattttaaaaaaagaaagatCCAAACGACCTCACTTCAAATCTACAGCCTTCTTTTGCAGGTCTGTCACTTCAAATCTCTGGCTTTCTTTGGCTTTTCTCCTTCTAATTAATATAACAGGCAGCTCTTTTGCCGgtttgtttcaaaaaaaaagaaaaagaaaattacAATTCATAGGAGTACCGTACCTTTGAAGCCGAAGGAACACTGGCTATCACCGTTTTCAGCGATGAGGAACATTCATGGCAAGTTGGTAATGCAGCATCCTGTCTCTGCAAATTGGGCTAGCTTGCATTGAAGCTCCATGGATGAGTTCAGCTTGCGAGCTCAAGGAAGTGGTGGCGCGCAGCAGTGGCATCGGCCAAGCAAGCATGGCCCCCCCGGCTTTGCCCCGTTCCAGTTGTGGAAGTGATCGCGGCAGCTCTCTGAATCTGAACACCATGCGAGCACGGGAGCGGCGATCTCTTCTGCGAGAAGGAGCAGCCGGAAATGGCGATGAAGTGTTAGGCAGTTCGGATTATCCCACGAGGAGAATCTTCTTCTAGAGGGCGTGGGCCCACGCACCCAGCTCCGCGAAGAAGTAATCTCCATTGCCGTTTTCGGGTAAGCAATTAGGCAGCAGGCATCCAAGAGCTCATCCAGTTTCTCGAGTGACCGAGCCTTATCCTTGAGCAGGGACTATGGCCTAGGGCCTCCGAGTAGAGCGCATCAATGCTTGTTGCCCTATTGCCTACCGGTTTGCATCCATACAATCTTGCATATGATTGCTACTTTCATTTGAAAATTTGGAACGGCGAGTCATAAAgcaaaaggaaagaagaagttTGGTTTGTGCTATGGATTTAGGCACAAGGGTTTTCAATGGGCACTCCTTTTTAATTTTCTGAATGTGCAGAAGAGGCATGTAAGGGCACAAGGCATTTGTTAAAGAACTCGAATTACTTGAAATGGGGGCCATCCTTTTCACCTAGTACAGCGCAAAGCCACTCGTGAAGGAGCTTGACCTAAGTAGGATAAGGTGTCAAGGCTCCCTAGGCCTAGCGAAGTACGGATGAAACCcacaagaactcgacaaatggGCTCCATGTATCAATCAATATTGACATGTGGTGAATTGTCTTGTCAGACTCACACTACAAAACTTCCTCTTTTTTCACTTGCTCTCTTTGTCACAATTATCATCTCACCATCCATCGGTATCCTACAAAGCACCGGTGGCTATCCTCGCCGCAAATGAAAAATCCCTAGTATCATTGGCGTGGTCGCACTCCAAAGATACCAATTCAAACCGTATCAACTGTTGCAAGATGTAGTGGCTGAAAAAAAAGGTACAAATTGCTTAATCTTGAAAATTCAAAGCTGACACTCTCAATTATTTTTTGAAAATTAGACTCCCAATTATAACAGATAAGGTTGCGCGTCAAGCAAACCAGCAAAAGGTTCCAGCAAGGAGGTGAGTATGCAAGTTTGAAGGTAACATCATTGGTGTCCAAGTGACAAATTAGACAGGTTGATTTTTCCCAAAGTTCAGGAAACCTAACTCCAAACTCCAGATTGTCCTAAAAGAAACAATCAAATTTTACCATGTAGAGTAAGGTTAAGATTGACAGCCACCGGGTTGAGGTTCTTTTTACTTCCTAGTATTATTACCTGTTACGGCGCGCCGGCGGGAGAGCTGCTTAAAGTGGGTCAGGGCAGTGGCGCAGCCTGAAAAGGCAGCCTCTTCCCACCCCAAACCGAAAAGCTTCCACTTCCAGCTGCAGCGGGGCATCACCAGTTCACCACCACGCTTTGACCTCCAGCCCATTGCCCAATCCCCCAAGCATCCAtcccccacctcccctcccctATAAATCTCCTACTCGGCCTCCGATTCGCCACCTAAAGAAGGCGCCTTTCCCCAAATCCACCACCGCGAAGGGAGGACACGCTCCTCGGACGGCGTTCCCGTTCCGGCCAGTCTACTCTAGTCAGCTCTCTTGCGGCCGCGATGGAGGgcagggccggcggcggggactaCATTGCCAGCCTGCTGAGCTCGGCGCCGAGGCTCGACTTCGGCGTGCTCGGCTCCGTGCCGGCGATGCtggacgccgccgcggcgggcggcgacggcggggagGACTGCCTGGATAGGTTCTGCGGCGACCCCGGGTTCgcggagcgcgcggcgcggctgtCCAGCTTCAGCGGGCAGCgcttcgccggcgccggcgccgcggccgggCTCTtcgggctgccgccgccggcgcccgccgCGAGCAACGGCGAGTTCGCCGGCTCCCGGGAGGCGTCGTCGGTGTCCGACCCGGCGTCCGCGATGAAGGACGCCAATGCCAAGAAGAGGAAGGCGCCCGCGGCGGCCAAAGGCAAGGGCAAGGAGTCCTCTGCTCAGGTGAGCTTCGCTCTGCTCGAATTGCTGCCCCGCGTTTCGCGCCACTGACGCCGGAATCCGCGTCGAAATTCTTTGTGCTCAGGCTGGGGACCAGAAGGATCCGGACGCCAAGAGGTGCAAGACGGAGGGCGCcgaggggaagaaggaggagagccCCGTGAAGCCCAAGTCGGAGCAGGCCGGGAGCGACAGCTCCGTCGAGGACGGCGGGCAGAAGCCGGCGGGGAAGGGGAACAATGCCAAGCCGGTGGAGCCCCCCAAGGACTACGTCCATGTCCGGGCCAGGAGAGGGCAGGCCACTGACAGCCACAGCCTCGCCGAGAGGGTACAATTCCCATCACTTGACTGCCATGCTCCCCCCTTTCAGCTCGTCGAATTCCATTCCATCACGCCGTGTTGACTTCGTCTTGTGTGTTCAATAGGTGAGAAGGGAGAGGATCAGCCAGAGGATGAAGGTTCTCCAGGACCTGGTGCCAGGATGCAACAAGGTACGTGAAATGAGCAACTTGAAAAAAGAGCTCTAGTACTTGATCCCAGAGCCACAAGGTTACTGAATTCTTCTGGTTAAACGTTGTTTCTTTAGGTGATTGGCAAGGCACTCATGCTTGATGAAATCATAAACTACGTGCAGTCACTGCAACGGCAAGTCGAGGTAAGCAGCAGCCCTGTTCAAATCGACTGATGCCATCGGTGCAGCTTTCAGAATTCTGATCAGTTTCGCTGTCCTGTGGCTTCAGTTCCTCTCCATGAAGCTTGCAACTGTGAATCCACTCGACTTCAGTGACCTGCCTACCCTCCTGCAGAAGGATGTAAGTCTAAACTTTCCCCTTCTGAACACGTCTTGCGATGGTCTGGTCCACCAAACGACTAGCTACTCACATAGTACGCCGCTGTAAAAAAATTCAGATGTTCCAAGCCTGTGGCCCTTCAGCAAGCTCAGTCTTCTCGCTGGAAAGCTCCAGCTCGGGGTTTCCCTTCAGCGACCAAGGTGACGTCTTCCAGTCGTTCGTCCCGAACGGCCTGGAGAACCAGTGCGGCCTGAACCCGCTGGACCTGGCCCTGTCCCAGGCCACCAACGCGCCGTACGCGTTTCAGGACGGGACGCCCAGCACAAACCTGCAGGTAAATTGTGACCCTCAAGATGCTAAACTGAACCAATCGTTGTTAGGAACCTTATCCTGACACAGTTGGTTTGCATTCCTTTCAGCAGAGGAACTTCTGGGAGGACGATCTCCAGAGCGTCTTCCACATCGACAACGGGCAGAGCCAGGAGAACGGCGGCGTCTCGGCGCAGAGCTTCCACGGTCAGTAAAAATTCAGAAATGTTTTACTGAATCTGAATCCTGCTCGCTTCGGTTCAGACATCTCACTGACCCGCCCGAGTTACCGTCCAAAAACAGGTCAATTACAAGCGGGCCACATGAAAATTGAGTTCTAATCGCCACCACCGACCAACCAACCCGAGGGAGTGATCTGTACATAGCAGCAAGAACCTAAGAGCACTGCAGCATCAGTGGCAGCGGCTGATCGAGTGAAGCTCCGAGCTCTGAAGCTACTAGCTAACAGACAGTCTGTATGTAGGCCCTCGTTTGTCATGATCCTGCCTGTAGGGCGATGCGATTCTTTTTTCTCGATATTTTACCAGCGATTAATGTCTCCAAGAAGATTGATTAG
The Panicum hallii strain FIL2 chromosome 6, PHallii_v3.1, whole genome shotgun sequence genome window above contains:
- the LOC112897053 gene encoding transcription factor bHLH78-like isoform X1, which translates into the protein MEGRAGGGDYIASLLSSAPRLDFGVLGSVPAMLDAAAAGGDGGEDCLDRFCGDPGFAERAARLSSFSGQRFAGAGAAAGLFGLPPPAPAASNGEFAGSREASSVSDPASAMKDANAKKRKAPAAAKGKGKESSAQAGDQKDPDAKRCKTEGAEGKKEESPVKPKSEQAGSDSSVEDGGQKPAGKGNNAKPVEPPKDYVHVRARRGQATDSHSLAERVRRERISQRMKVLQDLVPGCNKVIGKALMLDEIINYVQSLQRQVEFLSMKLATVNPLDFSDLPTLLQKDMFQACGPSASSVFSLESSSSGFPFSDQGDVFQSFVPNGLENQCGLNPLDLALSQATNAPYAFQDGTPSTNLQQRNFWEDDLQSVFHIDNGQSQENGGVSAQSFHGQLQAGHMKIEF
- the LOC112897053 gene encoding transcription factor bHLH78-like isoform X2, with translation MEGRAGGGDYIASLLSSAPRLDFGVLGSVPAMLDAAAAGGDGGEDCLDRFCGDPGFAERAARLSSFSGQRFAGAGAAAGLFGLPPPAPAASNGEFAGSREASSVSDPASAMKDANAKKRKAPAAAKGKGKESSAQAGDQKDPDAKRCKTEGAEGKKEESPVKPKSEQAGSDSSVEDGGQKPAGKGNNAKPVEPPKDYVHVRARRGQATDSHSLAERVRRERISQRMKVLQDLVPGCNKVIGKALMLDEIINYVQSLQRQVEFLSMKLATVNPLDFSDLPTLLQKDMFQACGPSASSVFSLESSSSGFPFSDQGDVFQSFVPNGLENQCGLNPLDLALSQATNAPYAFQDGTPSTNLQRNFWEDDLQSVFHIDNGQSQENGGVSAQSFHGQLQAGHMKIEF